A region from the Pelagovum pacificum genome encodes:
- a CDS encoding manganese-dependent inorganic pyrophosphatase, with protein sequence MTTLVFGHKAPDTDSTGAPLIWAWYLTEHHGEAAEARLLGEPNTEAKFVADRWGFELPPVLDDVEDGQPVVIVDTNNPAELPANINGADIKAIIDHHKLTGGIETTSPIDITIRPLACTVTVMHQIMGERAETMPDGIKGLMLSCILSDTLEFRSPTTTETDKALAVKLAGDLGVSIPEFAAEMFAAKSDVSAFSDAELLRMDSKEYATGGTKFRVSVLETTAPQMVLDRKASLMETMSTVAAEDGVDQVLLFVVDILKEEATLLVPNDLTKTVAEKSFGATVTGDSVVLPGIMSRKKQIIPALAV encoded by the coding sequence ATGACCACGCTCGTTTTCGGCCACAAGGCACCCGACACCGACTCCACCGGCGCGCCCCTCATCTGGGCCTGGTACCTGACCGAACATCATGGCGAAGCTGCCGAGGCGCGGCTTCTCGGCGAACCGAACACCGAGGCGAAGTTCGTCGCAGACCGCTGGGGCTTCGAGCTGCCGCCGGTTTTGGACGATGTCGAGGACGGCCAGCCGGTCGTGATCGTCGACACCAACAACCCCGCTGAGCTGCCCGCCAATATCAACGGCGCGGACATCAAGGCGATCATCGACCACCACAAGCTGACCGGCGGGATCGAGACGACGAGCCCGATCGACATCACGATCCGCCCGCTCGCCTGCACGGTCACCGTCATGCACCAGATCATGGGCGAGCGCGCCGAGACGATGCCCGACGGGATCAAGGGCCTCATGCTGTCCTGCATCCTGTCCGACACGCTGGAATTCCGCTCCCCCACCACGACCGAGACCGACAAGGCGCTCGCCGTGAAACTCGCCGGTGACCTCGGCGTCTCCATCCCCGAGTTCGCGGCCGAGATGTTCGCCGCGAAGTCCGACGTCTCCGCCTTCTCAGATGCGGAGCTGCTGCGGATGGACTCCAAGGAATATGCCACCGGCGGCACCAAGTTCCGGGTCTCCGTGCTCGAGACGACCGCGCCGCAGATGGTCCTCGACCGGAAGGCATCGCTGATGGAAACCATGTCGACCGTCGCCGCCGAAGACGGTGTCGACCAGGTGCTGCTGTTCGTCGTCGACATCCTGAAGGAAGAGGCCACGCTGCTGGTCCCGAACGACCTGACCAAGACGGTCGCCGAGAAGAGCTTTGGCGCGACAGTCACCGGTGACAGCGTCGTCCTCCCCGGCATCATGAGCCGGAAGAAACAGATCATTCCCGCGCTCGCGGTCTGA
- a CDS encoding Hint domain-containing protein, with the protein MTTYWIDASNWNSPTFWSTVCPIGTGHVLDFSALGPEFFVALDPQADCLYLSDGGSKFYVGGMSARPLQDACLGDGASFDQFHMLTGGDGEEWVCDDEARPPVAAPQQEPERSPVRLRDWTDLGADRIADLSSLSYPGDETGLIRLDDGTLLEFPEIESVICFAAGTRIATARGARPIEDLCPGDLVITSDHGLRPIRWVGSRTVPGIGALAPIRFRTGTLVGQSEDIVVSPQHRMLIHGYRAELLYGDSEVLVTARHLVDGTQVLEETRPEVTYHHIMFDEHEIVYAEGAAAESFHPGQVAVTSIEAAAREELFRLFPELRTNVGSYGDTARRCLNEHEVRVLQP; encoded by the coding sequence ATGACGACCTACTGGATCGACGCCTCGAACTGGAACTCCCCGACCTTCTGGTCGACTGTCTGCCCGATCGGGACCGGCCATGTCCTCGATTTCTCGGCGCTCGGACCGGAGTTCTTCGTTGCGCTCGATCCCCAGGCGGACTGCCTCTACCTCTCCGACGGCGGTTCCAAGTTCTACGTTGGCGGCATGTCGGCCCGACCGCTTCAGGATGCCTGCCTTGGCGACGGCGCGTCCTTCGATCAGTTTCACATGCTGACCGGCGGCGACGGGGAAGAGTGGGTGTGCGATGACGAAGCGCGTCCGCCCGTAGCTGCGCCTCAGCAAGAGCCGGAGCGGTCCCCGGTCCGCCTTCGGGACTGGACGGACCTCGGGGCGGACCGCATCGCCGACCTCTCCTCCCTGTCCTATCCGGGGGACGAGACCGGCCTGATCCGGCTGGACGACGGAACGCTCCTGGAATTTCCGGAAATCGAGTCGGTGATCTGTTTCGCCGCCGGGACAAGGATCGCGACGGCACGCGGCGCCCGGCCGATCGAAGATCTCTGCCCCGGTGACCTCGTCATCACAAGCGACCACGGCTTGCGCCCGATCCGCTGGGTCGGCTCGCGCACAGTGCCCGGAATCGGCGCTCTGGCCCCAATCCGGTTTCGTACGGGCACGCTTGTCGGACAGTCGGAGGACATCGTGGTGTCGCCGCAGCACCGGATGCTGATCCACGGATACCGGGCCGAACTTCTCTACGGCGACAGCGAAGTGCTGGTGACGGCGCGCCATCTCGTCGATGGCACCCAGGTGCTGGAGGAGACGCGGCCCGAGGTGACCTACCATCACATCATGTTCGACGAGCACGAGATCGTCTACGCCGAGGGCGCGGCGGCGGAGAGCTTTCATCCAGGTCAGGTCGCCGTGACCTCGATCGAGGCCGCCGCGCGGGAAGAGCTCTTCCGCCTGTTTCCCGAACTCCGCACCAATGTCGGCAGCTACGGCGATACCGCGCGACGCTGCCTCAACGAGCACGAAGTCCGGGTGCTTCAGCCCTGA